A single window of Callithrix jacchus isolate 240 chromosome 6, calJac240_pri, whole genome shotgun sequence DNA harbors:
- the COPS8 gene encoding COP9 signalosome complex subunit 8: MPVAVMAESAFSFKKLLDQCENQELEAPGGIATPPVYGQLLALYLLHNDMNNARYLWKRIPPAIKSANSELGGIWSVGQRIWQRDFPGIYTTINAHQWSETVQPIMEALRDATRRRAFALVSQAYTSIIADDFAAFVGLPVEEAVKGILEQGWQADSTTRMVLPRKPVAGALDVSFNKFIPLSEPAPVPPIPNEQQLARLTDYVAFLEN; this comes from the exons ATGCCAGTGGCGGTGATGGCGGAAAGTGccttcagttttaaaaagttgCTGGATCAGTGCGAGAACCAGGAGCTCGAG gCCCCTGGAGGAATTGCTACACCCCCAGTGTATGGTCAGCTTCTAGCTTTATATTTGCTTCATAATGACAT GAATAATGCAAGATACCTTTGGAAAAGAATACCACCTGCTATAAAATCT GCAAATTCTGAACTTGGGGGAatttggtcagtaggacaaagaATCTGGCAGAGAGATTTCCCTGGGATCTATACAACCATCAACGCTCACCAGTGGTCTGAGACGGTCCAGCCAATTATGGAAGCACTTAGAG ATGCAACAAGGAGACGAGCCTTCGCCCTGGTCTCACAAGCGTATACGTCAATAATTGCTGATGATTTCGCAGCCTTCGTGGGACTCCCTGTAGAAGAGGCTGTGAAAG GTATATTAGAACAAGGATGGCAAGCTGATTCCACCACAAGAATGGTTCTGCCCAGAAAGCCAG ttgcAGGGGCCCTCGATGTTTCCTTTAACAAGTTTATTCCCTTATCAG AACCTGCTCCAGTTCCCCCAATACCCAATGAACAGCAATTAGCCAGGCTGACGGATTATGTGGCTTTCCTTGAAAACTGA